From Triticum aestivum cultivar Chinese Spring chromosome 4A, IWGSC CS RefSeq v2.1, whole genome shotgun sequence, a single genomic window includes:
- the LOC123083482 gene encoding 4-hydroxyphenylacetaldehyde oxime monooxygenase, which produces MALEDYVPRQWQVLATTLLLAMLLLPLLSMLLVAAARASPNSTGTRNKLPPHPPGLPILGNLHQMGALPHRSLWEMAQRHGPVMMLRLGTVPMLVVSSAGAARDVLKTHDADCCSRPDTPGTRRLSYQHNDVAFSPYSEQWRERRKLLVVEFLSKRRIQATWYARETEVGKLVSGLAVASMNGQEPVCLEDHVFGYMDGIVGTVAFGNMYGTEHFAHKEHFHHVIDEAMVVRSSFSAEDYFPNTLGRLVDRLTGVASLREMVFKEFDAFFEMMLGQAKPDNAGCVGLIDVLIRLMKEQQQGSFTVSRDVVKGLLTNTFIGAVDTGAVTIIWAMAELVRNPHVLNKVQNEIRTMVGNRERVQQDDVAKLKYLKMVVMETLRLHPALPLLVPRETMRHITVSGYDVPAKTRILVNAWAIGRDPTNWENPEEFIPERFKGEEDVNFNRAQFEFLPFGAGRRMCPGIDMGLATTEFTLANLLYCFDWELPEGLRSEDMSMEEAGGLTIHKKTRLLLVPTRYKCGSAS; this is translated from the exons ATGGCGCTAGAAGACTACGTGCCTCGACAATGGCAGGTCCTAGCAACCACCCTCCTCCTTGCGATGCTCCTGCTCCCTCTTCTCTCCATGTTACTTGTAGCAGCAGCAAGGGCAAGTCCTAACAGCACCGGCACTAGGAACAAGCTCCCTCCGCACCCACCGGGGCTGCCCATCCTCGGCAACCTGCACCAGATGGGCGCTCTGCCGCACCGGAGCCTCTGGGAGATGGCTCAGCGGCACGGGCCTGTGATGATGCTGCGCCTGGGGACGGTGCCCATGTTGGTGGTGTCGTCAGCTGGCGCGGCACGCGACGTGCTCAAGACGCACGACGCCGATTGCTGCAGCCGCCCGGACACGCCAGGGACCAGGCGGTTGTCGTACCAGCACAATGACGTGGCCTTCAGCCCCTACAGCGAGCAGTGGCGAGAGCGCCGCAAACTCCTGGTCGTCGAGTTCCTCAGCAAGCGCCGCATCCAGGCCACTTGGTACGCCAGGGAGACTGAGGTGGGTAAACTGGTGAGCGGACTAGCAGTAGCTAGCATGAATGGACAGGAACCAGTATGCCTGGAGGATCATGTCTTCGGGTACATGGACGGCATCGTCGGCACGGTGGCGTTCGGTAACATGTACGGCACAGAGCACTTTGCGCACAAGGAGCACTTTCACCACGTGATTGACGAGGCCATGGTGGTGAGGTCTAGCTTCTCGGCCGAGGACTACTTCCCCAACACCCTTGGCCGCCTCGTCGACCGCCTCACCGGGGTAGCCTCCCTCCGTGAAATGGTGTTCAAGGAGTTCGACGCCTTCTTTGAGATGATGCTTGGCCAGGCCAAGCCCGACAATGCTGGCTGTGTCGGCCTCATCGACGTCCTCATCCGCCTCATGAAGGAGCAGCAGCAAGGATCTTTCACGGTCAGCAGAGACGTCGTCAAGGGGCTACTAACG AACACATTTATCGGTGCCGTGGACACCGGCGCGGTGACCATTATCTGGGCAATGGCGGAGCTGGTTCGGAACCCACATGTGCTGAACAAGGTGCAAAACGAGATCAGAACTATGGTGGGCAACAGAGAGAGGGTGCAGCAAGACGATGTGGCCAAGCTCAAGTATCTCAAGATGGTGGTCATGGAGACGTTGCGCCTGCACCCGGCATTGCCCCTTCTCGTGCCGAGGGAAACCATGCGGCACATCACCGTCTCTGGTTACGATGTCCCGGCAAAGACGAGGATCTTGGTGAACGCATGGGCCATCGGGAGGGACCCGACAAACTGGGAAAACCCCGAGGAGTTCATCCCAGAGAGATTCAAAGGCGAGGAGGATGTGAACTTCAACCGGGCGCAGTTTGAATTCCTGCCTTTCGGTGCCGGACGTAGGATGTGCCCTGGGATAGACATGGGGTTAGCCACCACAGAGTTCACCTTAGCAAACTTGCTCTACTGCTTCGACTGGGAGCTCCCGGAGGGGCTGAGGAGTGAGGACATGAGCATGGAAGAGGCAGGAGGACTCACCATCCATAAGAAGACGCGGCTCTTGCTGGTGCCGACAAGATACAAGTGTGGTAGCGCTAGCTGA